The genomic region AAGCGGTTTTTCTAATGCGTTCTCACTCCTGGCGGAGGACGATGTAAAGCGCTACAGCGCCCCCCAGATTGCTCAATTGAAGCAATTGCGGTTCGATGCGTTGAGCGGCGGTTTTGTAAAATTCGCTATTATGCTCGAGATCATTTTAACCCTGATATATTTCTATCTGCGTGAAAAAATATCTTATTCGGTTGCGATGCCCGTCTTGCTTATCGTGCTGGTATTTGACACTCTTAGCTTAAATAAGAAAATATTGCGTCCACAGGCGCGCGCCGGAATGACGTATGAATTTCAGGAGACCGAGACTATCCGCTTTTTGAGAACTGACACCACCAATTTCAGAATATTTTCGCTATTGGAGCATGCTCAGTCAGGATCTCCGGCGTGGACTTATTATGAGTTGCAAAGCATTGGTGGCTACAGTCCCGCGAAAATGAGGATTTACCAGGATATCATTGATTTTGCACTTTATAAAGGCGTCGACCCGCAATTTCCGATCAATATGAACGTGGTGAATATGCTTAATGTGAAGTACTTGATTGCGAACGGCCAGCTCCCGCAAGGCAAAGGGTTTTTCCTGAGTAAATTGGATGAAGCGAATAAAACGCTTATCTACGAAAATAAAAACAGGCTTCCGCGAGCGTTTTTTGTTAAACAAATAATCGTAGAAGCAGACAAATCGGCTATTTTTGGATTATTGAACTCCCAATCGTTTAATCCCGCGGAAACCGTACTTCTTGAAAAAAAACCGCCCGTTGCGATAGAGCCGTTTGATTCGAGTTCCGCGGAAATCAAAGAGTTTACAACTGATCGTATCATTGTCAAAACCTACGTCGACAAGCCTTCGCAATTAGTTTTAAGCGAAGTATATTATCCGCACGGGTGGAAAGCGTTTGTCGACGGACTAGAAACCGAAATCTACAAATCCAATTATATCTTACGCTCGGTTCAAGTTCCGCCTGGAGAGCATATCATCGAATTTAGATTCGAACCCTCTGAATTCAGATTGGGGATTTGGGTTACTACCATTTCTTTTTATAGTGTGATGGGTATCATGATCATGAGTATCGTTGCCTCGGTCATTAAACGCCGCAAAGAAATACACGCCTAAAAATATGGAATTGACAAGAAAAAAGCGGATAGTGTGGGGAATGGTGATTTTTATCGGAATCCTCTTTACCGGGATCGTGGTCACCGTCTATTTTCTCGTTATGGGTTCCCAACCGCAAGTTAAAGGCGAAGTACGCCTAAATGGACTCATGTCCGATGTTAAAATTATTCGTGATTCGTATAGCGTTCCGCATATCGTTGCGTCAAACGAGAATGATTTAATGTTTGCAGCAGGGTATGCGCAGGCTCAGGACAGGTTGTGGCAGATGGATTTTCTTCGAAGGGTGTCGGAAGGACGCCTGTCAGAAGTTCTGGGTTCCCGAACTCTTTCAGCAGACAAAGCCCTGCGAACTATTGGATTTGCGCGCACTGCAAAGATGATATCAGACAGTCTTGACGGGCGAACACGCACATTGCTCCAATCTTATGCGGACGGCGTTAACAGGTTCATTCATTCCAATCATGATAATTATCCTATCGAGTTTGTTCTGCTCGGGTTCTCACCAAAAGACTGGAAGATTGAGAACAGTATTGGCATAGCGAGGTTAATGGCGTGGCAATTAAGTATGGGATGGTATGTAGACGTGACATATGACAAGATGCTCGATAGCGTAAGTTTTCAAAAAACGCAGGATATACTACCGCAATTCCCCGACGATGCTCCAGTAATTGTTAAAGATCCGCCTCCCGGATTTTTAAATAGTACAATGCCTAAGACTGTTACGGAAGGTCGTTACGAAGAGAATGATTTTATCAGCAATCCAGGGCATCGCTATTCCGGAATCTTAGATGAGTTTGTCAGTGCAAACTTATTTGTGAAAGAGTTAATTGGCAGCACCGGATTTTCTGTTGGGAGCAATAATTGGGTCGTAAGCGGCGCCCGTTCCGTTAGCGGTAAACCCATATTGGGTAATGATCCGCACTTAGGCCACGGAGTGCCCAGCACCTGGTACGAAATGCATTTAATAGCCGACAGCTGGGATGTGACGGGTTTTGCGCTGCCAGGATCGCCGTTTATTGTTATAGGCAATAACCGCGATATTGCATGGGGAGTGACTAACGTAATGTGCGATGACGCTGATTTTTATAAAGAAAAAATTAAAGACAGTATGTATCTGATCGACGGAAGATGGGAAAAACTAAAGTGGACAAGTGAGGAAATAGCAATCAAAGACTCAATCTCCATAGTGTATTCAATTCCATTCACACACCGTGGCCCGGTCGTGAATGGCATATATGATATTTCAAATGATCAAACGGACGCAGTTTCTGTTCGATGGCTCGGGCATGATGCGAGCGGAGAAGTCACCGCTTTTTGGAAAATGAATGTGGCGAGGAATTGGCCGGAGTTTCGGGAAGCTTCCAAGACTTACAAGGTACCCGGTTTAAATGTTGTTTATGCCGATAAAGACGGGAACATCGGTTACCAATGCATGTCCGGGATTCCTATTCGGCGAAACGGTAATGGAATTGCAATGTTAGATGGAACGACTAAGTTGAATGATTGGTATGGGACAGTGCCATTCGAGTCTCTACCGTACAGCTTTAATCCGGATGCCGGATATCTGGCATCGGCGAACAATAAAATCACCGGGACATGGACATCGTATTTTGTATCTAACTATTGGGAGCATCCCTCACGGATAAAAAGAATCGATGAATTTCTCAATTCAAAAGCGAAATTCAGCGTTGAAGATATTCAGGTTTTGCAGAAAGATTTCTATTCATTCCATGCAAAGGAAGTGGTTCCCTATATTCTTGAAGCTTGTAAAGATGATTCATTATTCATTTACACAGGATCAAAAGATGCTGTAAATTATCAATACAGTGAGTCGTATCTTTTTCTGAAGCACTGGGATTTGAATATGGCGCACGACAGTCGCGGAGCCGCAATTTTTAATGTTTTTTTTCAAAAATTATTGGCGCATCTCTATAAAGATGAAATAGGTGAGTCATTATTTGAGTCATTCATTAAACTGTCGAATGTACCGACGCGCGTTACGACTCAGCTTTTGATTAACAAATCGTCATTATGGTGGGATGATGTTCGCACGAAGGAAATTGAAAACCGCGATGAAATTATTCGGCAGTCGCTCAGGGATGCAGTGGACTTGCTGAGTGAACGGCTTGGGAGAGAACCCGGCGGCTGGACTTGGGGAAAATTACATAGCCTTACTTTTGAACATCCGCTCGGAAAGCAAAAACCGCTGGATTATTTGTTTAATGTCGGAACGTATTCCATGGGGGGGAACACAACCACGGTCAATAATACGGAGTATCATTATTCGGACCCACAATTCAAGATATTGTTGGGCGCTTCTATGAGAAGAATCGTTAGTATGAATGATCTCTCGCATCCCCTGACCAT from bacterium harbors:
- a CDS encoding penicillin acylase family protein, which codes for MPRSLNAAKKYTPKNMELTRKKRIVWGMVIFIGILFTGIVVTVYFLVMGSQPQVKGEVRLNGLMSDVKIIRDSYSVPHIVASNENDLMFAAGYAQAQDRLWQMDFLRRVSEGRLSEVLGSRTLSADKALRTIGFARTAKMISDSLDGRTRTLLQSYADGVNRFIHSNHDNYPIEFVLLGFSPKDWKIENSIGIARLMAWQLSMGWYVDVTYDKMLDSVSFQKTQDILPQFPDDAPVIVKDPPPGFLNSTMPKTVTEGRYEENDFISNPGHRYSGILDEFVSANLFVKELIGSTGFSVGSNNWVVSGARSVSGKPILGNDPHLGHGVPSTWYEMHLIADSWDVTGFALPGSPFIVIGNNRDIAWGVTNVMCDDADFYKEKIKDSMYLIDGRWEKLKWTSEEIAIKDSISIVYSIPFTHRGPVVNGIYDISNDQTDAVSVRWLGHDASGEVTAFWKMNVARNWPEFREASKTYKVPGLNVVYADKDGNIGYQCMSGIPIRRNGNGIAMLDGTTKLNDWYGTVPFESLPYSFNPDAGYLASANNKITGTWTSYFVSNYWEHPSRIKRIDEFLNSKAKFSVEDIQVLQKDFYSFHAKEVVPYILEACKDDSLFIYTGSKDAVNYQYSESYLFLKHWDLNMAHDSRGAAIFNVFFQKLLAHLYKDEIGESLFESFIKLSNVPTRVTTQLLINKSSLWWDDVRTKEIENRDEIIRQSLRDAVDLLSERLGREPGGWTWGKLHSLTFEHPLGKQKPLDYLFNVGTYSMGGNTTTVNNTEYHYSDPQFKILLGASMRRIVSMNDLSHPLTILTLGQSGQPYSNHYSDQTNLWLNGQYKKLTMNIDEIEKTSDALILKAYKE